The Paenibacillus yonginensis genome segment ACCCGCGAGCTTCATCTGGAGAAAGCTATTGATGTAACGACTATTCCGCAGCGTTATGTCCCGACTCAGCACGAAACAACCCGTCAGGGAGAAACCGAAATAACCACCTTCGTCTCCAATGATTTCTTTACGGTTCAAAAATGGGACGTCAGCGGGACCTCCGTCTTCGAAGCCAGCGATAAATATCGCTTATTCAGCGCTTTGGACGGAGAAGGCGAGCTGAAGGTCGGCAGCCTGGTTTATCCGGTTCGTAAAGGCGACCACTTCATTTTACCGGTAGGATTCGGTCCTTATGAATTGACAGGCAAACTACAGTTTATTGTTTCCTGGGAATAACACTCAGGTCTACAATCAAGTAATTTAGGAGACCACAAAAGGGCAGCACCCCTTTCTCAAAGGGTGCTGCCCTTTCTCCAGCTTCTATATTCTTACTGGGCCGATGCTCAGCTCTTGGCTTCCCGGCTTTAATCCTCCCAAAGCTCGTCCATCAGCTTCTTCATTCGGTCCGATCGCTCTGAAGTCGCTTCCGGATCTACCATCCACTTCGCGCCATCCCACTTCAGCACGTCTCCTTCTTTCGCTTTGGGCTCTACCAGCCTGCGTTCAATATCCCGGGTCTGACCGTCAATTTCGATGATCGCATAGCTGCCTTCAAATCCTTCCAGAACCGCTAATTCCATTGCGTTCACCTCTCCGTCCGAATCGACAAATTCCTGCCATCCGAGTCCACTTCAATCGTCCCCTGAGTATCATTCCGGTATACTTCTACACCTTGCTTTTTGAGCCTCTGTAGAACCGTTGGGGTAGGATGACCATAGTTATTGTCTTTCCCAACCTGAATAATGCCGTAACGGGGCTCTACAGCCTTCAGAAAAGCGAGCGTGGTGGAGGACTTAGAGCCGTGATGCCCCACCAAAAGAACATCAGCGCGAAGGTCAGCGCCGGAAGCCATCATATCCTTTTCGCTTTGTGACTCTGCATCTCCAGTCAGCAAAAAAGAATGGCTCCCATAAGTCACTTTAACGACGGCGCTCATATTGTTGCTGTCGCTATAACTCTTAACCGGAGCTACCATCTTGACTCTAACCCCTTCGCCCATATCAAACTGTACCCCGGCCTTGGCAGTTTTAACCTTAAGCCCTTTGCGCTGGATCGACTTCAGCAGCGACTCAAATGTTTTGGTATTGGAACTCGCTTTGGGCAGATAAATATCGCCTATCGCCGTTCCATCAATAACTTTATCCAAGCCGCCGATATGGTCCGCATCCGGGTGAGTACCGATAACCTTATCCAATCTGGTAATGCCATACTTGCGAAGATAGTCCAGCATCGTTTGTTCTTTATCGTTATTTCCTGCATCGATCAGCAGCGTTTGACCGGAAGGGGCTATAAGCAGCTGTGAAGCTCCTTGTCCAACATCCAGGAAAATCACCCGCAGAGTGGCCTCTTTCTGTAAGGGCTCTACAGAATGATCATTCAGCAGCTCCGAACCGATAGAGCATCCGGATAGAGCCGCGATCAACACGATCAGAAGGAACCCTTTTGCTGCCAGCCTTCTAAGAGATCCCTTCCGTTCGAAACGCACCGGCATTTGGTTGGGTCTGCCCGCCTTCTTAAGTAAATTCATTGATGTAATCCCCTTATGTATACCGCCCTAATAACAAGAACGTTTGTTCTTGTTAAATTGTACTACATTCAGCTCTTTTAGGCAACAATAACCGATTAATCAAAAATAATCTGCTCCTGCTGCTGTTCCAAATAACCGGGCCGGTTAGGGGCATAAAAGGACAGAAAAAGCCCGCTTCTTACGGAGCGGGCTTCTGTTTAGCGTTACTTGACCGAAACCGAAATGCTTACGGTTTTACCGCCATATGTTGCTTTGATCGTTGCTGTGCCTTTGGCCACCGCTTCAATCTTGCCGGCGGTTACTTTGGCTACATTCGGTTTGTTGGTTGTCCAAACGGCACTTCCGGCAACGGAGGCTGTTGCTCCTGTATCATACAGGGCGGTCAGCGCAACCGAGTGGCTGCTTCCCGGAGCGAGAACAAACCGTTTTTCGCTTGGCGTCAGCTTAGTTAGCTTAGGTACTACATTTACATTAACCGTATAGGTTTTGCCTTGATAGGTTCCCGTCAGCGTCGCTTTGCCTTCTGCGGTTGCTTTAACGCTTGATCCACTTACGGTAACCACCGAAACATCGGAGGATACCCAGTTCATTTTTGTGGACAGCGTTGCGTATTTACCGTCGGCATAAAACCCTTTTACCTTGATGCTCTTGGATTTATTGATATTCAGTTCCAGCGACGGCGGGTCGATGATCATCGTTACAACTTCCGCTTCAACCGAGACCGGAATTTTGACCGTTTTGTTCAGATAAGTACCAGTCAAGGATACGTTTCCCTTGGATAATCCCTTCATCGTCTTATCCTTAATCACGGCAGAAGTGCCGGAAAGGGTCCATTTCATGTCGGCCGTAACGTCCAGCTCATCTCCGTTCTCCAGAACGGCCGTTACATTCGGAAGATCAGCGGTTTTGCCGATGATCAGCTGCACGTTCTCGGAGTCCGGCATTAACACGAGCACCTTCTCCGAAACTTTTACGTTAACCGAACCTACTGTTGCTGAACCAATTGTTGCTGTCAGAACGGCGGAACCGGTCTCGCCGGCTTTAAACTTGCCGGAATCTACGGCAACTACATCCTCATTGCTGGATTCCCAAGTCACAAGCTTAGTGAAGTCCTGCTCAGATTCATCCAGTAGCGTTCCAGTCACTTTAGGGAATTCCTTGGAATCATCCTTCAGGATTTCAATATCCGAAGTATCCATATCAAACTTGGTGATCGTCGGATAAACCGTTAAGTTAAAACTTCTGCTTACGCCCAGATAAGAAACCGTAATCGTAGTAGTGCCGGTCGATTTAGGCGTGATCTGCCCTCCGCTTACGCTTGCCACCAGCAGGTTGGAGGATTTCCATTCAGCGGTGTTTGTTACATACTCAAAGTTTCCGTTAGAAGCAATAACTTTAGCCTTTACATCCTTGCTAGCTTCGTTCAAGAACAAAACAGCGTTTTTAACGAAACTGGAGTCTTCCAGAATAATTGCTTCATAAGGATTCCGGACATAAACGTCTTTCTGAATCGAGCTTCCCAGATAGGAGGCTGTGATGGTTGCTTTACCAAGCTTCAGCGGGGTTACTTTGCCGTCTTCGACTTTGGCAATCGTTGCATCCGAGGTGCTCCATTCCACTTTATCCGTGACGTCCACCGGGGCGTCATCTTTGTCCGAATCTTTGGTTAATACCTTGAGCTGCGAAGTTCCGGACCCAACCACCATCTCCAGATCATCATCATCGGAGAATTCAAGCGCCGCAAATGGCGCCACGACTTTGATTTTCACTTTGGTTGTCAAGCCTTTATAAGCAGCCGTAATCGTGACGGTACCTTTGGATAGAAGGGTCAACTCGCCTTTATCCACCTTGACGATACTGGTATCAGAGCTTGTCCAGGTCGCGTCTTCGCTGACATCCGTACCGTCTGCCAAAGCTTTGATGGAGACATCTTCGGTGCCCAGTTTGAATTCGGTGTTGTCTGTCGTATTTAAGGTCAATGCATTATAGGCATTTTTGACCGTTACCGCTTTAGTTGCAATGGCATTTTTATATTTGGCGGTGATGGTAGCCGTACCTTTGGCCACCGGCGTCAACAAACCGCCGTCCACTCTGACAATCTTCGAATCCGAAGTGGACCAGGTCACATC includes the following:
- a CDS encoding DUF3006 domain-containing protein, whose translation is MELAVLEGFEGSYAIIEIDGQTRDIERRLVEPKAKEGDVLKWDGAKWMVDPEATSERSDRMKKLMDELWED
- a CDS encoding ComEC/Rec2 family competence protein, whose product is MNLLKKAGRPNQMPVRFERKGSLRRLAAKGFLLIVLIAALSGCSIGSELLNDHSVEPLQKEATLRVIFLDVGQGASQLLIAPSGQTLLIDAGNNDKEQTMLDYLRKYGITRLDKVIGTHPDADHIGGLDKVIDGTAIGDIYLPKASSNTKTFESLLKSIQRKGLKVKTAKAGVQFDMGEGVRVKMVAPVKSYSDSNNMSAVVKVTYGSHSFLLTGDAESQSEKDMMASGADLRADVLLVGHHGSKSSTTLAFLKAVEPRYGIIQVGKDNNYGHPTPTVLQRLKKQGVEVYRNDTQGTIEVDSDGRNLSIRTER
- a CDS encoding Ig-like domain-containing protein, producing the protein MTGNRKVMRWFLALVLLVSAILPVNVFAATGDVNSIRFDSDKEIVLTVDENTEQLRIIATIEGASEKDVTNDVTWSTSDSKIVRVDGGLLTPVAKGTATITAKYKNAIATKAVTVKNAYNALTLNTTDNTEFKLGTEDVSIKALADGTDVSEDATWTSSDTSIVKVDKGELTLLSKGTVTITAAYKGLTTKVKIKVVAPFAALEFSDDDDLEMVVGSGTSQLKVLTKDSDKDDAPVDVTDKVEWSTSDATIAKVEDGKVTPLKLGKATITASYLGSSIQKDVYVRNPYEAIILEDSSFVKNAVLFLNEASKDVKAKVIASNGNFEYVTNTAEWKSSNLLVASVSGGQITPKSTGTTTITVSYLGVSRSFNLTVYPTITKFDMDTSDIEILKDDSKEFPKVTGTLLDESEQDFTKLVTWESSNEDVVAVDSGKFKAGETGSAVLTATIGSATVGSVNVKVSEKVLVLMPDSENVQLIIGKTADLPNVTAVLENGDELDVTADMKWTLSGTSAVIKDKTMKGLSKGNVSLTGTYLNKTVKIPVSVEAEVVTMIIDPPSLELNINKSKSIKVKGFYADGKYATLSTKMNWVSSDVSVVTVSGSSVKATAEGKATLTGTYQGKTYTVNVNVVPKLTKLTPSEKRFVLAPGSSHSVALTALYDTGATASVAGSAVWTTNKPNVAKVTAGKIEAVAKGTATIKATYGGKTVSISVSVK